A window of Glycine soja cultivar W05 chromosome 2, ASM419377v2, whole genome shotgun sequence genomic DNA:
TTATGCATGAGTGCAATTATTTCCCTCATCTTTTCGTTAGAGTATCTAACACTAGCATCGAGAATCATAAAAAGGTTATTTGAAGTTGAAGTCACTGTAATCCTATGCATGAGTCATAGTAACCTCATGAGTAACCTTATGAAAATCAGGGTTTGCATGTTGGAAGACTCACATCCAAATAGAATCCTCAACATCTGAGTTTTCACATTAATGTCCCAAAACTACATTGCCTCTGTAATGAAAAAGCTATCTAAATATAATAGTTATAATGACATGCAAAAAAGTATTGATAGAAATCATATATCACCAAGTAACAAAAAACCAACGTGAACATGCCTAAATCAAGAATCATAATGAAACTTGTCAAAGGAATAAGAAGGTGAAAGAAAAAATGACAAGGTTTTAAAGTTTTACCTCTATCAAAGCTTGAAGTGAAGACTTCTTAATAGATGTAAGCCTGGTCTATTTCTGTAAGCCGGCCTGACCTATTCTCAACTTTACTCCttatatattaattcaaatatttattctaaGAGTAACTTTAGTGTTAGTTCTTGAATAAGAAtcttgattcaagatttaatCTTATCTGAATCTTgtaataaaagtataataaagATTACTTACGAGAATTTTAAAGATTTCTacacaaatttgaaaaaaaaaattacttgcatATAATATCACTTAATTCTATTTTCTTTGTTAACCAACATCACACTTATGTGAacctttcaaataaaataagatatcaaaccgaataaaataaataagataaaaaataaaagtgatatTTAACTTATTATATTGACCTATTATGCAcatatttatatagagagacaATCACACCGAATTCCTAATTATAATTCAGATCCAGCCCAGCCTAGGGGAACCAATTAAGCAAACGGAGAATTACCTGTTGCACCCATTCGAAATAATAATGACCCCAAATGGACTAATATACCCTTTTAATTAGTCTTATTGTGTACCCTACTTGATTATCCAACCCCAACACCCCATTGTCTATTTCATTTCTCTTGCGCTGCACCTCACTTCCTTTATCTATAGCATCCCATCACCCCTCATTCATAAAAGCAGTTTGCCGCACCTCCACCATCCGTGGTTCGACGACGATAGCCACACTACAACCATGATTGTTGAAGCCACTTCATAGTTAAAGGTAACTGGCTGTGTGCGGGTTTCTTTTTCAACATTCATTTTGTGTTTAGTGTTTTCCAAAATCGTCGATGGAGAGCTGATGAATCGCAGGGCCAAAGGCTGTGGTGTAGACCGGTAATgtgggaatataaaaaaattaaggaatgcATGGAGCAAAACAAGGGTTGCATAAAGCAATTGCCAACCAAACGTTGTCCTTAGCCTAAATGCTGCTCGTATATTGCAAAGTTCAACGTCAATATGTTTGCTCGTATATTACAAAGTTGTGTGAATTAGATTAATCAACaatttatataagtaaaaacaatttatgcacccgaataaaatctttttatactttcattcCATTATTACATAcaacaaatttattgatttatataatagttatattaaaaatcatacctatcataatttttactggttaataatataattttttcatttcacACCAATAGTGCAAAGAAACTAAACACTTCATAtatcatcattttattttattagttaatttcaTCAGCGTGTCACACAATTATTTTACACTTAAAATAATGTTGTGCCAATTATGAGTTAATATGGTCAGTACAATTTATGTAAGAAAAACATGACATTCTttagcatattttttttatatactactTATGTAAATAAGgcgtacacacacacacaatatatatatatatatatatatatatatatatatcgttttttaacaaatttgcaAATTCCGTATAATCTCTTAATTATGCCTTTTCAACTTATTCCTTATATTATCAAATAAGAAGCTTGATTAAAGAAAAGACTATTAATAATACATGACCATTGATTATTGATagatttaaaaagaataattgacttttgaaagaaaattatgtAAATGCAGAAAAAGCAAAGTTAAGCAAAAAGCAACGTAAGTTCTAGTCTATAATTCAATTGTATGTTTTGGTGAATTTGATCTCTAActtttttcaattataatttttgcaCAATTGCATAAATTTCCATTGTTTTTTAAGgctaaattgtaaatttgttcTTTCTATTTGtctcaaaatttgattttgtcccctataatttattttacgaattTAGTCTCTCAGTTTTTTCAATCTCGTTATTTCATTCCTCAATCCTGAAATTGGATGTTGACACTTGATCGTTATGTGTTGCATTTTTATTGGACAACCTTCGATAAAATCGTGATATGTAGCGGTCAACGTCTCATCAAAGCACTAGACACGTGACGGTCAAGGTAAACAATTAATCATCaacgttcaatttcgaggttAAGGACTCACAGAATAACGAGATTACACAAAATTGgaagactaaaattaaattataggggacCAAAATCGAATTCTGAGATAAATAAGAagactaaatttataattaaaactttttttttaaaggaaacacTACTTACAAATTTGGTAATTACACCCTATCCTTTAAGGGATTGCTATTTAAATCCTCATTTATGCATTACTTATACATGTACATACTTGTCCTTAATGTATTTTACATGCATCCTTGATGAACGTGCGAGAATCTTTTCTTCTCGTTTTCAGGCACGAGACAAGAAATAGAATTGTCAAGACGAGGATAGCTGCACCAAACCCGGTGTGAGGAGCCTTTCCAAGTTCCAATTTCAGTTAGAAGAAGACATTTCAGGTTTCCTGACGTGAATGATTACGTGAATCAAACACATTCACTTAATTGAGAAAGCTATAAGTTAAATTATTGTTTGCTGACGGCAACATAGACGATAAATAACAACGATTGAAAATTACTTGTACATATGCCCATATGTCATTTGACTCATTTTTTTATAGCCCATATGTCCtggattatttattatttatagtgTTTTCTAAGTcgataatttatcattaaaatttgatttatttcattatagttataaaatatcgatattaaattattgattatgctattaaatttcaatcattttatatttaaaaattaaattaaatttgtgttcCAATAATCTGAAAGTCTTATTTCGCTTAAGAATCAGGAACAACAATCGTTTATTAACCTTCTCTCCTTTCATTCcattgatatgttttactaaGGTCACATGCGGACTTCAGGGCTGGAACAATTTGTATTAAGaacatatctttttattttgaaataattgatttttggtTATTTATAAACTTCTGTACCAACCGCTTCTAGTGATGTTAAGTTGGGTCAATATACCATTCATCATTGAGCTTCAATTATATTGACATATTACATGTTTTGTCGGAAGTTATTGAGGTTTCTTAGTTTCGATTTAGTCTCAATTTGTTTAAACAACTCCACTTATATGATACGAATTTCAGCCTAGTTCGATACGCACGATGGTTCTTGTTATAAGGATCACCCCTTTATATATATTCCAATTCCTAGGACCATGATCTCAAACGAGAGGCATTATAAGCATCCGAAACACACCAGGACCCTAAATAGACTCTATTCCCTTATCCAACAGACCAAGTGTCACGTTATATTATGACTGTTTGGCGCATATCATGTCTGAACTTTGATTCTATTTCAATCGACAAAGGAAACTGTAGTATTTGGTCAGTCTTGCTCCAAACCTTACATGCAAAGGACCTGTCCCTTCACGGCCAAAACGTCTGAAATAAAAGCAACAGATGAGAAGGGTCTCCATGAGAAAAATGACAATAGATAAGGATCATCATCTTATAGGTAAAGTCACTTTCTTTCACCTGGGTATCATCATCATATCATGTTTTGTTGTTCATAGCCAAGGAATGCTAGCTGCTGAGTTCAGGGAAATTGAAGCtgcattgaataaaaaatcaagCAACACGGAAAGAAACAAGGAAACGCCAAAGGGCAAAAGAGAGAACCATTCCCGGAAATTTAGCATTCTCATTTGTTGTGTTCTCTCTCAAGTCTCAATCCTCTCAATGTCCCAACGATCCACCCTCtattaataacaaaatcaaaagaaatacTTGcaggtttttttttcattaaaaaatgaatttaagtaCATCTTTTGCTAtgggaactaaaaaaatatcataattatatacacataatAGAATTGCCTTGATATGTCAAATTAATTGGATCCCACGAGAACTTAAAGGCCTTCTAGAAGCTAACCAACCAAGAAATATGACAAGATAATGGTACCTACTATTTCAAAATTGCAGGCCTAATGGATCCCAACTTCCTTTCCTTATCCCACCAGCAAATGTCATTCCATGTGCCTTGTCACAACACTGATATTGAGTTGAGCATATCCCACATCAACATTGCTTTTTACACCTCATATCATTGACACCTTAGAAAAGAGCTGCAAGCAAAACTCCAGCACCTGGCTaccaaaacttttttttcttcaatcttaTTGAGCAGCCTGAATTGTTGGTGAACATGAAGCAGAGCAGCAAGGGCCCCCAGAACATATGATTAGGAGTGCAACTGCAGAAAATTCCGTCGATCTTGGTGCCGTATATGACTTGATTTCTAATACTTTAGCTCTGATAGGTGGCTGGGGCATGAACTCAATATTGATGGGACATTTCTCCCACAAACTGGTGAAGATTTTTGGCCACTCCCAGCTGAATTTTCAGTTTGTTGCAGTTGTGATGCGTTCACCGACGAACTAGCTTTACTTCCTTCCAAATTTGACTTTGCATTGGCCCCACTATATGGAGTTCCTTGAGCTGTTGTACACAAAGGCTGGTTGTTACTGAGTAGTGGTTGCCCTTGGGGTGGCAGGGGCGTTATGTAATTTCCCCCAAAAGAAATTTGCATATGACCTGGCAAAACTCTCCCTTGTTCCTGGGAAAAACTTTTGAGGGTTGGAGCATTTGATGTTATGATAGATGTGTGATGAACATGAGAATCTGTAGTTCTACCCGAGGCCTTAGAGTGAGAAGCTTGGTTAGAACTTCTGCATTGAGAAGGAGTTTGTGAGAAAACGGGGGCATTGTTTGCAAATTTTGCAGCAGGAGTGCTATTGGCAGATGATGCTTTATATCGAGATGCCATAGCAGCTTGCTGCTGTTGCATAGCATGCTGCTTTGGAAGCTGAAGCAAATGCGGTGGCTGTTGAGAACTTGAAGCATTACTAGAGAGTGGCACACTTGTTATTGCAGTTGAAGGAATGGTGTGATTAGACCAGTTTCCATTCGTAGTAGATAGCACAAAGTTAAGATTCTTAGATGAATTATCAAAAACAAGGGTCGTTGGCCCATTGCTGGAAGACTTagcatgagtgattttcttttcatcatCTTGGTGTGAAGAATTTCCTCCACTCTTTGCTTCAGTTATTGAACAAGTCTTTTGCTGAGTAGTCTGAGGAATGCTTGCAGCTTGATATCCTTGCCATGCCATATCAGGCAGGCTTTGAAGTATCACAGGATTCTGTGCCATGGATGAGAAGTTAAGGTTTGAAGGAACACTGGTCCCATTAAATGCAGCAAATGATATTGCAAATGCTTGAGATGGTATATTCTCTACTCCTCCCTTTAAAGCCTGTTGCTGCTGTTGTTTGTCACCAAAACATCCACCATTGCCAACAATATCCGATGTTGCAGATGGCTTAAAAGAAAAGTTCACTGGTTGCACTGGAATTGTAAAGTTTTGGCCATGCACGTTCTTCTGTGAGTAAGATGTTCGATTAGCAACTGAAGGTGCATTCCCTCCACCCATCTCAGTCTCATGCTTGCGAAGATGAGACAGTGAAGTCTGTCGCTTTTGTGACTGCAGTTCCATAGTTGTAGAGGTCAAAATATTACTGCCATTAACTTGTGCACCTGGTGACTGTTTATGAGATGACGAACTACTTGATGTGCTTGCATTAAGATAACTTGGTTGAACCAGTGCTTGTGACTGAGGGTGTTGCTGTGGATGGAACATTTGAGAAGAGTAGAAAGGCCCACTAAGCACATGTGTTGCTTGTGGAGGGCTTGCGCCTCTGATTGCTGCAGTTGCTCCAAGAGAAGTTGAAAAAGGGAATGAATACCCATTATTGTGAACTATTGTCATATATGGAGAAGAACCATTGGCTGAAAAATTTGGGTAGCTAAAGCTTATTCCAGGAGCAACTACTGGCAAAGTTGAGGAGGTACCAGGAGATCCGCCAACTGAACTATGGGATTTATTATATGAGGAAGTGCTGTTAGGGGAATTCACAGCTCCTGCCTGATTAGAAGTTGCTGTAACTGACGCTTGATGCTGGCCTGGAGGATAGAGGAAAGCAGGACCATGCTACATTCAAAATTAAAGCACATTACTTTCCAAAATAAGAGCCATCAATGTAATCAGTAAAATAGACAACACTCTTATTTTTTAGCTGTATATAAGCAATTAAATGAGAAGAACATACCACTAGATTACCAGTTGGACCAGGATTTGGACCTTGCTGGAGCACAAGCTGCACCCTATGAGCTGAATCCATTGGTTTGACATTATTAGAACCTTTGGCTGCAGTAAGACTAGGAATGCTGGTCGCAGCCCACCCTTTCTCTTGTGAAGCATTTTGGTTTACAATTGGTAAGTGTTTTTGAGATTGCTTCCCAAAGGCCATACTTTCTGCATAGGGCACACAGTTGACATTATTGTGCTTTGTGTCACACA
This region includes:
- the LOC114390056 gene encoding protein TIME FOR COFFEE-like isoform X1 — protein: MDRTRESRRSSMATSTNGFPRRRHRTIALRDSSEEGAVELREGASKRGRNRDRDRDSANRSKRRRGSHSQSTEESVGNEQDVDVVDVGVSKIRSPNYTTSSFASDHNHRRSFTPAKPPSFKITDEMIGVTVPRKARSASAKRSHESWISASSGGEELNFRQRSNSPGGQSVEPASPSSSNVSRRKKMKEIEPVSKPSKSSSSDLEIEIAELLYGLKTSKSHESSKKFEASVSPSDDGEKKKMEDNDNSSTLVPNNSTKELSRIPIEQHADVDYHVCPSLEAPKEDIGEDRMNSSAGFGDASADGRSVSPTKESPSCSKLDAEKPYSSSNRVMSAFPEAKAQRVGKFEIDLMAPPPMGLSPEVDDLSRGDFISETKALAPDVEMKKEDSVKVERPVKKEKTPEEIEEAKMVTFKEKFDVLKHDFEKQNNANDIKTNNKLEEQDGNRELATISSNPKEEITVQSTSMPLSTAESGRQSSLSPIGHKPPLQPVSKTDKTTGSLTLKHANFVLSQRQPKRCATHYYIACNILHQQCTKMKPPLPAAIGSGSVCDTKHNNVNCVPYAESMAFGKQSQKHLPIVNQNASQEKGWAATSIPSLTAAKGSNNVKPMDSAHRVQLVLQQGPNPGPTGNLVHGPAFLYPPGQHQASVTATSNQAGAVNSPNSTSSYNKSHSSVGGSPGTSSTLPVVAPGISFSYPNFSANGSSPYMTIVHNNGYSFPFSTSLGATAAIRGASPPQATHVLSGPFYSSQMFHPQQHPQSQALVQPSYLNASTSSSSSSHKQSPGAQVNGSNILTSTTMELQSQKRQTSLSHLRKHETEMGGGNAPSVANRTSYSQKNVHGQNFTIPVQPVNFSFKPSATSDIVGNGGCFGDKQQQQQALKGGVENIPSQAFAISFAAFNGTSVPSNLNFSSMAQNPVILQSLPDMAWQGYQAASIPQTTQQKTCSITEAKSGGNSSHQDDEKKITHAKSSSNGPTTLVFDNSSKNLNFVLSTTNGNWSNHTIPSTAITSVPLSSNASSSQQPPHLLQLPKQHAMQQQQAAMASRYKASSANSTPAAKFANNAPVFSQTPSQCRSSNQASHSKASGRTTDSHVHHTSIITSNAPTLKSFSQEQGRVLPGHMQISFGGNYITPLPPQGQPLLSNNQPLCTTAQGTPYSGANAKSNLEGSKASSSVNASQLQQTENSAGSGQKSSPVCGRNVPSILSSCPSHLSELKY
- the LOC114390056 gene encoding protein TIME FOR COFFEE-like isoform X2, coding for MDRTRESRRSSMATSTNGFPRRRHRTIALRDSSEEGAVELREGASKRGRNRDRDRDSANRSKRRRGSHSQSTEESVGNEQDVDVVDVGVSKIRSPNYTTSSFASDHNHRRSFTPAKPPSFKITDEMIGVTVPRKARSASAKRSHESWISASSGGEELNFRQRSNSPGGQSVEPASPSSSNVSRRKKMKEIEPVSKPSKSSSSDLEIEIAELLYGLKTSKSHESSKKFEASVSPSDDGEKKKMEDNDNSSTLVPNNSTKELSRIPIEQHADVDYHVCPSLEAPKEDIGEDRMNSSAGFGDASADGRSVSPTKESPSCSKLDAEKPYSSSNRVMSAFPEAKAQRVGKFEIDLMAPPPMGLSPEVDDLSRGDFISETKALAPDVEMKEDSVKVERPVKKEKTPEEIEEAKMVTFKEKFDVLKHDFEKQNNANDIKTNNKLEEQDGNRELATISSNPKEEITVQSTSMPLSTAESGRQSSLSPIGHKPPLQPVSKTDKTTGSLTLKHANFVLSQRQPKRCATHYYIACNILHQQCTKMKPPLPAAIGSGSVCDTKHNNVNCVPYAESMAFGKQSQKHLPIVNQNASQEKGWAATSIPSLTAAKGSNNVKPMDSAHRVQLVLQQGPNPGPTGNLVHGPAFLYPPGQHQASVTATSNQAGAVNSPNSTSSYNKSHSSVGGSPGTSSTLPVVAPGISFSYPNFSANGSSPYMTIVHNNGYSFPFSTSLGATAAIRGASPPQATHVLSGPFYSSQMFHPQQHPQSQALVQPSYLNASTSSSSSSHKQSPGAQVNGSNILTSTTMELQSQKRQTSLSHLRKHETEMGGGNAPSVANRTSYSQKNVHGQNFTIPVQPVNFSFKPSATSDIVGNGGCFGDKQQQQQALKGGVENIPSQAFAISFAAFNGTSVPSNLNFSSMAQNPVILQSLPDMAWQGYQAASIPQTTQQKTCSITEAKSGGNSSHQDDEKKITHAKSSSNGPTTLVFDNSSKNLNFVLSTTNGNWSNHTIPSTAITSVPLSSNASSSQQPPHLLQLPKQHAMQQQQAAMASRYKASSANSTPAAKFANNAPVFSQTPSQCRSSNQASHSKASGRTTDSHVHHTSIITSNAPTLKSFSQEQGRVLPGHMQISFGGNYITPLPPQGQPLLSNNQPLCTTAQGTPYSGANAKSNLEGSKASSSVNASQLQQTENSAGSGQKSSPVCGRNVPSILSSCPSHLSELKY